From Triticum urartu cultivar G1812 chromosome 2, Tu2.1, whole genome shotgun sequence, a single genomic window includes:
- the LOC125538748 gene encoding protein STICHEL-like 2 isoform X1 has translation MTDMRRHSVSVDVPLSRTLVQLKRVRSLRDPATNSMSKYASPSDSMIWETASSNGAMMEGSRSAHHHLIEEDVDLEAEATMGSERSFRAPNARTASYRKSSVVRIRGFNPPRNKQVHRVRGDGHRKSVDSNHSNHSSLRQLANNIVTNVVEEKEEEEVNSYERAHLALPEKSEEEVKRRSKFKGKSSAAMSRVGSPCMSASEARSVGSRRSTVGHGTEDTRVRSNDVVGSNFSGCGISYCWSGASKYRDLYSDSDGPEQPLLSPEGTEVPFQENVPYTETPRCLSQKFRPRSFSELIGLNVVAQSLLYSSCKGKIAPMYLFHGPRGTGKTSTARIFAAALNCLSLEEQRPCGFCKECVILFSGRSRDVKEIDAAKMDRLGRVKALLKSASLVPYSSRFKVFIVDECHLLLEDAWSAIVKSLDEPYRHAVYIMITSDLDSLPRTSVTHCQKFHFPKIKVADIVNRLERICVDEGLEFDHDALHFIAAKSNGSLRDAEIMLDQLSLLGKRVTISLVHELVGLVSDDELIELLDLALSSDTTNTVRRARELMASSVDPLQLVSQLANLIMDILSGRCQSAVTEVSKSFLGRYALADVGIEKLRHALKILSETEKQLRTSRNKATWVTVALLQFGSSESDIVAETNDMHARSATGYTDDWVSKVNSSSNFCDACNSNKSNCSERHCRRLKLENIWRRATGKCQSRSARSFLKKEGILSSVHVTEGNSEVAIAEVGFSHPDHLSRAEKMQSLIQGVLQHVLGFNVEVRFKLVPCAARKDARSKRHSFSLLGCSGRKQELSDSTVTDEDEPVRHGARETPLKGYSSSQQPSPFIMQRVDSKPTVHGSEDDARSTLTSNRSMTDDLTRTCRSETNYSKGASEQGRFDSIQEPDLQPNCFSRTLKLQKRFFSSDAAHTICFRIQPHNKMGFLPKKEFDTYFCTYGPYEQCPRSNSRATYGSRDEDLSIKTSSGFGNLLCWKGPKQSI, from the exons ATGACTGACATGAGGCGCCACTCCGTCTCCGTGGATGTCCCACTGTCAAGAACCCTGGTGCAGCTCAAGCGAGTGAGGTCGCTGCGGGATCCAGCAACAAACTCTATGAGCAAGTATGCATCTCCTTCTGACAGTATGATCTGGGAGACTGCTTCTAGCAATGGAGCGATGATGGAAGGAAGCAGGTCAGCACACCATCATTTGATTGAAGAGGATGTGGATTTGGAAGCCGAAGCTACCATGGGGTCAGAGCGAAGCTTCCGGGCACCAAATGCAAGAACTGCATCTTACAGGAAATCTTCAGTTGTCAGGATCAGAGGCTTCAACCCACCAAGAAACAAGCAAGTTCATCGTGTCCGCGGGGATGGTCACAGGAAATCGGTGGATTCTAACCACTCTAATCATAGCTCCCTTCGGCAGTTGGCAAACAATATAGTAACCAACGTggtggaggagaaggaagaggaggaggtgAATTCCTATGAACGGGCACATCTCGCTTTGCCAGAGAAGAGCGAGGAAGAAGTGAAAAGGCGTTCCAAATTCAAGGGCAAGTCTTCTGCTGCAATGAGCCGCGTTGGCAGCCCCTGTATGTCTGCCAGTGAAGCGCGTTCAGTTGGATCCAGAAGAAGCACAGTAGGGCATGGAACTGAGGACACACGAGTTAGGTCGAATGATGTTGTAGGATCAAACTTCAGTGGATGCGGTATAAGCTACTGCTGGTCAGGAGCATCAAAGTACCGCGATCTTTATTCCGATAGTGATGGTCCAGAGCAACCTCTCCTATCCCCAGAGGGGACTGAGGTACCGTTCCAAGAGAATGTACCATACACCGAGACACCAAGGTGTTTAAGCCAAAAATTTCGCCCTCGATCATTCAGTGAACTGATTGGCCTCAATGTGGTTGCTCAGTCCCTCTTGTATTCCTCTTGCAAAGGAAAGATTGCTCCAATGTACTTGTTCCATGGACCCCGGGGTACAGGCAAGACTTCTACGGCACGCATTTTTGCTGCTGCcctaaattgcctctctctcgaAGAGCAAAGGCCATGTGGGTTCTGTAAAGAGTGTGTCATTCTCTTCTCTGGGAGGAGCAGGGACGTAAAAGAAATTGATGCAGCAAAAATGGATCGTTTGGGCCGCGTAAAGGCACTTCTCAAGAGTGCATCTCTTGTCCCATACTCGTCACGCTTCAAGGTTTTCATAGTTGATGAATGCCATCTGTTGCTAGAAGATGCCTGGTCGGCAATAGTAAAGAGTCTTGATGAGCCATACCGGCATGCTGTCTACATTATGATTACCTCTGATCTAGATAGCTTACCTCGCACTTCCGTCACACATTGCCAGAAGTTCCATTTTCCGAAGATAAAGGTTGCAGATATTGTCAACAGGTTGGAGAGAATCTGCGTAGATGAAGGGTTAGAATTTGACCATGATGCGTTGCACTTCATTGCTGCAAAGTCTAATGGTTCTCTTAGAGATGCTGAAATAATGCTGGATCAACTTAGTTTGCTTGGGAAGAGGGTCACGATTTCTCTTGTGCATGAACTT gtaggattggtttCTGATGATGAGTTGATTGAGTTGCTTGATCTAGCACTGTCATCGGACACAACCAATACAGTTAGACGAGCTCGGGAACTTATGGCGTCGTCAGTTGATCCCCTGCAGCTGGTCTCTCAGCTGGCAAACCTTATTATGGACATTCTCTCAGGACGATGCCAATCTGCGGTAACTGAAGTCAGCAAAAGTTTCTTGGGAAGATATGCGT TGGCAGATGTTGGTATAGAGAAACTAAGACATGCACTCAAAATACTGTCAGAAACTGAAAAACAGTTGAGGACATCAAGAAATAAGGCAACTTGGGTTACTGTTGCACTTTTGCAGTTTGGCAGTTCTGAATCTGACATAGTAGCAGAAACAAATGACATGCATGCACGCTCAGCAACAGGATATACAG ATGACTGGGTATCCAAGGTAAACTCAAGCTCCAATTTCTGCGATGCGTGTAACAGCAATAAGTCCAACTGTTCCGAGAGACACTGTAGACGGCTTAAGCTTGAAAACATCTGGAGGAGAGCCACTGGGAAGTGTCAATCAAGATCAGCCAGAAGTTTCCTCAAGAAAGAAGGAATCCTATCATCAGTCCATGTTACCGAAGGTAATTCAG AGGTGGCTATAGCTGAAGTTGGATTTAGTCACCCGGATCACCTATCAAGGGCAGAGAAAATGCAAAGCCTGATACAAGGAGTACTACAGCACGTTCTTGGGTTCAATGTGGAGGTCAGATTCAAACTTGTCCCATGTGCAGCGAGGAAAGATGCAAGGTCGAAGAGACACTCATTCAGTCTGCTTGGCTGCTCGGGGCGAAAGCAAGAGCTGTCAGATTCCACAGTGACAGATGAAGATGAACCTGTGAGGCATGGAGCAAGAGAAACACCTCTCAAAGGCTACTCCTCTAGTCAGCAGCCGTCGCCATTCATCATGCAACGTGTTGATTCTAAGCCAACAGTTCATGGCTCCGAGGACGATGCCCGGAGCACCTTGACATCAAACAGATCCATGACTGATGACCTGACAAGGACATGTAGGTCGGAGACTAACTACTCCAAGGGCGCAAGTGAGCAGGGTCGTTTCGATAGCATCCAGGAGCCAGACCTTCAGCCGAATTGCTTCTCACGAACATTGAAGCTTCAAAAGAGGTTCTTCTCGTCGGATGCAGCACACACAATCTGTTTCAGGATCCAGCCACACAACAAAATGGGTTTCCTACCTAAGAAAGAATTCGATACATATTTTTGCACCTATGGGCCCTATGAGCAGTGTCCAAGATCGAATTCAAGAGCTACTTACGGTTCAAGAGATGAGGACTT GTCCATCAAGACTTCTTCTGGGTTCGGTAACCTGCTCTGCTGGAAGGGCCCTAAACAGTCAATCTAA
- the LOC125538748 gene encoding protein STICHEL-like 2 isoform X2, translated as MTDMRRHSVSVDVPLSRTLVQLKRVRSLRDPATNSMSKYASPSDSMIWETASSNGAMMEGSRSAHHHLIEEDVDLEAEATMGSERSFRAPNARTASYRKSSVVRIRGFNPPRNKQVHRVRGDGHRKSVDSNHSNHSSLRQLANNIVTNVVEEKEEEEVNSYERAHLALPEKSEEEVKRRSKFKGKSSAAMSRVGSPCMSASEARSVGSRRSTVGHGTEDTRVRSNDVVGSNFSGCGISYCWSGASKYRDLYSDSDGPEQPLLSPEGTEVPFQENVPYTETPRCLSQKFRPRSFSELIGLNVVAQSLLYSSCKGKIAPMYLFHGPRGTGKTSTARIFAAALNCLSLEEQRPCGFCKECVILFSGRSRDVKEIDAAKMDRLGRVKALLKSASLVPYSSRFKVFIVDECHLLLEDAWSAIVKSLDEPYRHAVYIMITSDLDSLPRTSVTHCQKFHFPKIKVADIVNRLERICVDEGLEFDHDALHFIAAKSNGSLRDAEIMLDQLSLLGKRVTISLVHELVGLVSDDELIELLDLALSSDTTNTVRRARELMASSVDPLQLVSQLANLIMDILSGRCQSAVTEVSKSFLGRYALADVGIEKLRHALKILSETEKQLRTSRNKATWVTVALLQFGSSESDIVAETNDMHARSATGYTDDWVSKVNSSSNFCDACNSNKSNCSERHCRRLKLENIWRRATGKCQSRSARSFLKKEGILSSVHVTEEVAIAEVGFSHPDHLSRAEKMQSLIQGVLQHVLGFNVEVRFKLVPCAARKDARSKRHSFSLLGCSGRKQELSDSTVTDEDEPVRHGARETPLKGYSSSQQPSPFIMQRVDSKPTVHGSEDDARSTLTSNRSMTDDLTRTCRSETNYSKGASEQGRFDSIQEPDLQPNCFSRTLKLQKRFFSSDAAHTICFRIQPHNKMGFLPKKEFDTYFCTYGPYEQCPRSNSRATYGSRDEDLSIKTSSGFGNLLCWKGPKQSI; from the exons ATGACTGACATGAGGCGCCACTCCGTCTCCGTGGATGTCCCACTGTCAAGAACCCTGGTGCAGCTCAAGCGAGTGAGGTCGCTGCGGGATCCAGCAACAAACTCTATGAGCAAGTATGCATCTCCTTCTGACAGTATGATCTGGGAGACTGCTTCTAGCAATGGAGCGATGATGGAAGGAAGCAGGTCAGCACACCATCATTTGATTGAAGAGGATGTGGATTTGGAAGCCGAAGCTACCATGGGGTCAGAGCGAAGCTTCCGGGCACCAAATGCAAGAACTGCATCTTACAGGAAATCTTCAGTTGTCAGGATCAGAGGCTTCAACCCACCAAGAAACAAGCAAGTTCATCGTGTCCGCGGGGATGGTCACAGGAAATCGGTGGATTCTAACCACTCTAATCATAGCTCCCTTCGGCAGTTGGCAAACAATATAGTAACCAACGTggtggaggagaaggaagaggaggaggtgAATTCCTATGAACGGGCACATCTCGCTTTGCCAGAGAAGAGCGAGGAAGAAGTGAAAAGGCGTTCCAAATTCAAGGGCAAGTCTTCTGCTGCAATGAGCCGCGTTGGCAGCCCCTGTATGTCTGCCAGTGAAGCGCGTTCAGTTGGATCCAGAAGAAGCACAGTAGGGCATGGAACTGAGGACACACGAGTTAGGTCGAATGATGTTGTAGGATCAAACTTCAGTGGATGCGGTATAAGCTACTGCTGGTCAGGAGCATCAAAGTACCGCGATCTTTATTCCGATAGTGATGGTCCAGAGCAACCTCTCCTATCCCCAGAGGGGACTGAGGTACCGTTCCAAGAGAATGTACCATACACCGAGACACCAAGGTGTTTAAGCCAAAAATTTCGCCCTCGATCATTCAGTGAACTGATTGGCCTCAATGTGGTTGCTCAGTCCCTCTTGTATTCCTCTTGCAAAGGAAAGATTGCTCCAATGTACTTGTTCCATGGACCCCGGGGTACAGGCAAGACTTCTACGGCACGCATTTTTGCTGCTGCcctaaattgcctctctctcgaAGAGCAAAGGCCATGTGGGTTCTGTAAAGAGTGTGTCATTCTCTTCTCTGGGAGGAGCAGGGACGTAAAAGAAATTGATGCAGCAAAAATGGATCGTTTGGGCCGCGTAAAGGCACTTCTCAAGAGTGCATCTCTTGTCCCATACTCGTCACGCTTCAAGGTTTTCATAGTTGATGAATGCCATCTGTTGCTAGAAGATGCCTGGTCGGCAATAGTAAAGAGTCTTGATGAGCCATACCGGCATGCTGTCTACATTATGATTACCTCTGATCTAGATAGCTTACCTCGCACTTCCGTCACACATTGCCAGAAGTTCCATTTTCCGAAGATAAAGGTTGCAGATATTGTCAACAGGTTGGAGAGAATCTGCGTAGATGAAGGGTTAGAATTTGACCATGATGCGTTGCACTTCATTGCTGCAAAGTCTAATGGTTCTCTTAGAGATGCTGAAATAATGCTGGATCAACTTAGTTTGCTTGGGAAGAGGGTCACGATTTCTCTTGTGCATGAACTT gtaggattggtttCTGATGATGAGTTGATTGAGTTGCTTGATCTAGCACTGTCATCGGACACAACCAATACAGTTAGACGAGCTCGGGAACTTATGGCGTCGTCAGTTGATCCCCTGCAGCTGGTCTCTCAGCTGGCAAACCTTATTATGGACATTCTCTCAGGACGATGCCAATCTGCGGTAACTGAAGTCAGCAAAAGTTTCTTGGGAAGATATGCGT TGGCAGATGTTGGTATAGAGAAACTAAGACATGCACTCAAAATACTGTCAGAAACTGAAAAACAGTTGAGGACATCAAGAAATAAGGCAACTTGGGTTACTGTTGCACTTTTGCAGTTTGGCAGTTCTGAATCTGACATAGTAGCAGAAACAAATGACATGCATGCACGCTCAGCAACAGGATATACAG ATGACTGGGTATCCAAGGTAAACTCAAGCTCCAATTTCTGCGATGCGTGTAACAGCAATAAGTCCAACTGTTCCGAGAGACACTGTAGACGGCTTAAGCTTGAAAACATCTGGAGGAGAGCCACTGGGAAGTGTCAATCAAGATCAGCCAGAAGTTTCCTCAAGAAAGAAGGAATCCTATCATCAGTCCATGTTACCGAAG AGGTGGCTATAGCTGAAGTTGGATTTAGTCACCCGGATCACCTATCAAGGGCAGAGAAAATGCAAAGCCTGATACAAGGAGTACTACAGCACGTTCTTGGGTTCAATGTGGAGGTCAGATTCAAACTTGTCCCATGTGCAGCGAGGAAAGATGCAAGGTCGAAGAGACACTCATTCAGTCTGCTTGGCTGCTCGGGGCGAAAGCAAGAGCTGTCAGATTCCACAGTGACAGATGAAGATGAACCTGTGAGGCATGGAGCAAGAGAAACACCTCTCAAAGGCTACTCCTCTAGTCAGCAGCCGTCGCCATTCATCATGCAACGTGTTGATTCTAAGCCAACAGTTCATGGCTCCGAGGACGATGCCCGGAGCACCTTGACATCAAACAGATCCATGACTGATGACCTGACAAGGACATGTAGGTCGGAGACTAACTACTCCAAGGGCGCAAGTGAGCAGGGTCGTTTCGATAGCATCCAGGAGCCAGACCTTCAGCCGAATTGCTTCTCACGAACATTGAAGCTTCAAAAGAGGTTCTTCTCGTCGGATGCAGCACACACAATCTGTTTCAGGATCCAGCCACACAACAAAATGGGTTTCCTACCTAAGAAAGAATTCGATACATATTTTTGCACCTATGGGCCCTATGAGCAGTGTCCAAGATCGAATTCAAGAGCTACTTACGGTTCAAGAGATGAGGACTT GTCCATCAAGACTTCTTCTGGGTTCGGTAACCTGCTCTGCTGGAAGGGCCCTAAACAGTCAATCTAA